The following proteins are co-located in the Spinactinospora alkalitolerans genome:
- a CDS encoding metallophosphoesterase family protein, which yields MRLVILSDTHIPRRARDLPEQVWRAVDGADVVIHAGDWCDLASLEALDERARRLIAVHGNNDGPQLRERLPEVARATLDGVRLAVVHETGQARGRDERCAARFPDADVLVFGHSHIPWDSTASTGLRLLNPGSPTDRRRQPQHTYMTAVVESGALTGVELHPVRPEPSSSGTPPR from the coding sequence ATGCGCCTGGTGATCCTCTCCGACACCCACATCCCGCGACGAGCCCGCGACCTGCCCGAACAGGTGTGGCGCGCGGTGGACGGCGCCGACGTGGTCATCCACGCCGGCGACTGGTGCGACCTGGCCTCCCTGGAGGCGCTGGACGAACGGGCGCGCCGGTTGATCGCCGTCCACGGCAACAACGACGGGCCGCAGCTCCGCGAGCGGCTGCCCGAGGTCGCCCGCGCCACCCTCGACGGAGTGCGCCTGGCGGTGGTGCACGAAACGGGTCAGGCCCGCGGCCGCGACGAGCGCTGCGCCGCGCGCTTCCCCGACGCCGACGTGCTGGTGTTCGGGCACTCCCACATCCCGTGGGACTCCACCGCCTCCACCGGGCTGCGGCTGCTCAACCCCGGCTCGCCGACGGACCGGCGCCGCCAGCCGCAGCACACCTACATGACCGCGGTGGTCGAGAGCGGCGCGCTCACCGGGGTGGAGCTGCATCCGGTCCGCCCCGAGCCGTCCTCATCCGGCACGCCACCGCGGTGA